CTCCGGAAACATCACGTCCATCATCACCATGAGCGCCACGGCGGTCTGTTGCCCGATCTCCATGCGCAAAAAGGTACGGTACAACCAATTTTTCCAGGAGAGAAACGGCGTGTACCGGGCGATTTGAATCACGATGAAGTTTTTCATCACTTTCCAAAAGCTGACCGTGCGATATAGCTGCCATAACGGATTGGCCCCGTGAACGGGGAATCGTCTGGTCTGTCTGCTCATGTGCTCTTCCCTTTCTGCCCCTGCCTCTACAGGTCGGAATCCGTATCCTCAAAAATCATATCGGATTGCTTTTTGGTGAAATGGACCGCAGCATTGTAGCCCATCCGCTTCAGTCGGAAGTTCATCGCAGCCACTTCGATAATCACGGCCAGATTTCGGCCGGGACGAACCGGAACGGTAATGATCGGAATCTCCGTATCCATGATTTTGATCTTTTCTTCATCCAATCCGAGGCGCTCGTATTGTTTGTGCGGCTCCCACAGCTCCAACTGCACCACCATCGCGATATTTTTCACATTGCGGACGGCACCCGCGCCAAACATCGTCATCACGTTGATGATGCCCACGCCGCGGATCTCCAGCAGATGCTGAATCAGCTCCGGAGCGCTTCCGACCAGCTGCTCCCCCTGAGTCTGCCGAATTTCCACCGCATCGTCCGCTACCAGCCGATGCCCTCGTTTGACCAGCTCGAGGGCCGCCTCGCTTTTGCCGATCCCGCTCGCCCCCATGATCAGCACGCCTACGCCGTATATATCAGTCAACACCCCGTGGATCGTCGTGGTCGGAGCCAGGCGGTTCTCCAGAAAGTTGGTGACCTTTCCCACGAGCGTCGTGGTCGCCAGCGAAGACTGCAATACCGGCAGGCCGCGTTCATTCGAGACCTGCAGCACTTCCTCCGGCACATCGAGATTGCGGGCCACGCAAATACAGGGAGTCTTGTCCTGCATGAGAAAACGCATCCGGTCCAGCTTTTCCCCTCTGCCCAGGGTCCGCAGGAAATTGATCTCCGTCAGCCCAAACAGTTGAATGCGCTCCTCAGCGTAGTAGGAGTAATAGCCGGCCAGTTGGAGACCGGGACGACTCAGGTCGGTAACGGTAATTTCTCTTCCCAGTCCCTCCTCGCCACTGAGCAGCTTCATGTGGAACTGATCCATCAGATGACTTACTTTTGTCTTCCGCACTTGTCTTCCCCCTCATCGTTTCTCTTTCTCGTCCCCTTTTTCGTACCCCCATTGTATCGAAAGTGGACGGGGGGCGACAACATCTCACTGCTTTCCAGTGGCAAGATCATTTACATCGAACCCTTTATTTCATAAGATAAGATTAGTGTTTCA
This sequence is a window from Brevibacillus composti. Protein-coding genes within it:
- the hprK gene encoding HPr(Ser) kinase/phosphatase, giving the protein MRKTKVSHLMDQFHMKLLSGEEGLGREITVTDLSRPGLQLAGYYSYYAEERIQLFGLTEINFLRTLGRGEKLDRMRFLMQDKTPCICVARNLDVPEEVLQVSNERGLPVLQSSLATTTLVGKVTNFLENRLAPTTTIHGVLTDIYGVGVLIMGASGIGKSEAALELVKRGHRLVADDAVEIRQTQGEQLVGSAPELIQHLLEIRGVGIINVMTMFGAGAVRNVKNIAMVVQLELWEPHKQYERLGLDEEKIKIMDTEIPIITVPVRPGRNLAVIIEVAAMNFRLKRMGYNAAVHFTKKQSDMIFEDTDSDL